Part of the Lolium rigidum isolate FL_2022 chromosome 6, APGP_CSIRO_Lrig_0.1, whole genome shotgun sequence genome, TGTAGTACACTCGAAATATTCTTCCATCCGGATACGTAGAAACTTCGTGCATCAACCATGAGTCCATGACACGCATTTCCATTTTACACGTACGCACGGTGATCTTCTAGCACACTAATCCATCGTTTTCTTGTAGTTGTACCACCGTGCGACCAGCAGGTAGACGCCGAAATTGCCGACACAGAGTATGGCGAGCAGCCAGAAGAAATAGTCGAGGTGGCCACTGTTGATGTCATCGGGGATCCACCCGGGCTGCCCGCCAGTCACCGTGGCGCGCACCACGATAGCCACGAGCAACGAGCTAGCATAGTTACCCAGTGCGAACGACGCAGCGGCAAGCCCCGAGCAGACGCTTCGCATGGCGTCTGGCGCCTGGTCGTAGAAGAACTCGAGCTGCCCGATGAACGTGAACACCTCCGCAGCCCCCACCACCACGTATTGCGGCACCTGCCAAAAGATCGACATCGGCACGTACTCCGCTCCGTCCGCGTCGACGAACATCCCGTGGCgcgagaggacgcggcggcgggcaACCTCGAGCGCACCGGCGGCGAGCATGGCAACGGTGAGGATGATGAAGCCGATGCCCATGCGCACCAGCTGCGTGAACCCTCCGTGATGGCCCGTGAGGCGGCGTGCGAGCGGGACGATGGCGCGGTCGTAGAGGAGGACCCAGAGCATGACACTCAGGGTGTCGAAGACGGAGAGCACAGCGGCGGGAATGCGAAAGCTGCCGAGGCGAGGATCTAGGGTGTCACCCTGGAGGATGAAGGTTGTGGACATCTGTGTGTAGGCTGCCGTGAAGATGATGCCGCATGCCCACACCGGCAACAGCCTGAGCACACACTTGAGCTCCTCCACCTGCGTCACCGTGCAGAGCCGCCACGGGCTCGGCGGCTGCGCCCCCTTGTCACCCGCCGTCTCGACCGCCGCTTTGTCCAAGAACCTGCGTTATCGATCGATTAATTTACTGTTGTGATATGCATGTATTGTACAATTTCGTTGATTGCTCGATTGTCTGGTACTACCAAGTTGCTCGCACCATGCAGAATATCGGTCATTTGTTTAGGCGGCTCCCTTTGGAGGCGTGCTGAATTATTACGCCAAACCTCCAAAGTCCAAACAGTCATGCATGAAATCTGGGATATTTCGCCAAGCCGTATGTATGAAAGTGACTGTACAAAACAGGCCGGATGCTGGTAACGAAAGAAAAGAAAACGACGCGGAACAGACTGGGCGATGCATGCGACAGACTTCTTTCGGCAGCAATTATAAGATCTCCGGTAGGAAATGAAACGTGCGTACCGTGCAAACATCCGAGAACTCGGCAGCCTGACAGGTGAGTTCTATAATTTTATTCGATGTATTTGCGCGTAGAATACGATAACATCTTCTGAATTTACATACTAATCGACAGCCTAGTTAGCTTTTACTATAGGATAAAAGTAAATAAAAAGGAGGACAGGAGATGTTCATCTAAAATTATACTAAATCTATTGGGGATAGCGTTCATCATGGTACCGGTAGTCGAGTCGTTGGTGATTTCGTTCTTCCCCATCCTCGTGAGAGggctcatcagcgggctcatccttCACGGCGCCGCTAGGGCCGTCTTCATTGTCGCATGTTAGGTCGACGAGCGGTTTGCTAGAGTCGTGGATCGATGTCGTGAGAAGGTCCTCGACGTACCCTCCCACGTCTTTTGGTCGTTGAGCTACTCCATTCACACCACATTGTATCCCGGCGTGTTGGCAGGGTCCTCGCTTGTAGAGAGGAGCCGCTGATGGTGTACTAGCGGCCATCAGCGAGCCTCCGCtgtcgacctcctcctccaccttgacctccggctttgggCGGTGCAGGCCACTGCCGCCGAGCGTCGCCGCTCGCGGATCCTAATGTCGCGTGAGGGGTTGCGCCTCGTCGAAGGCGTTGCAAACTCCTCCTTTATTCGTGTTTGCCACCATCCGGTTTCATTGCAGGTTGCCGCCTACGTTGGGTTTGCCCGCTCCGCCGCCGACAGACTGCAGCAGTGTTCATGGTTCCCCTGGAGCCGCCACTCGCTTCCCTCCCTCGGCGCCTGCGGGATGCCGACTCCATGGGcggccatcttcttgttgttgttgctgagAAGAAGCATGTTCGGCGACATTGGATAGCGTGCACCATACAAGGCCCACCATCAGTGACGGTCAGGCCGCCGCGCCCAAATCCATTTGCGGTGGTGCCAGTGGGTTGGTGGTTCCACATGGCGATGTGGATGTGGAAGTTGGGTGGCGCTAGGGTTGTGAGGGGGCAACGAGGGTGTGTGTGAGGGAATAACACGCGAACACGCTATCTATGTAGCGGAGGCACGCAAGGGAGCGGTGGCGCAAATTAACAACAGCGCGCATGGCTACGTAGCCATGCACGGCGAGACATATCCATGCGTGCCTAGGAAACCTACGCAAACATTACGTGGCATGACTCAAGGTAGGCGACGGGTTTAAATTAGGAGAGCAGCCGTGTTTCCGCCGGTGGCATCGCCATCCGTGACATGTTGCGCGAGTCGTCTTCAGCGCCAGCGCATCTTCACCTGAAGAATGATGAGTACTCGCCACCGCGAGGGCGCATGTACCTTACGGCGCCCTGAGAAGGAGAAGATCATCATTCCTAAGCCACCGCTGAGGGAGGAGCGATGGTGGTAGTTAGAGCTTGAGATCCAGGCGACACACCGCGCTCCGGAGTCCGGCCGACCCCGTTGATGTGCCTACCTAGGCGGGGCTGCTCAACCGCGGGTACAACAGCGTCCCCGTGGCCGGTGACGGGTTTGGAGGGTGATGGTCGGCGACTGACATCGGTAATGTCATCGACCTTGTCGGAGATGCACGCCTGCGCCAGCTCTAGTTTCAAAGGGGAAGGCCTATGACAGCCTCGACGAGGCATTCGCCTCCTCTGACAACGACGGCGATGGCGTGGAGAGCAGCGCAACCACCCTGGAGTTACGTTTTTTTTATGTATTAGTTTAAATTTCGTAAACTTTTGTACAAAGTTCAATGAACTTCGGTGTATTAAAGTATGaagttttcaaattttaaatcttTTGGGGGCAAACATTTGGAGGGCACCGGTGTGAAACGGCCGTCTCTATTCATAGGGACGGAGGTGCAGCCGGCGCCCAATAGCCCTTTACCTGCGCACCTGCATGTCTATTTGGGGATCGCCGGTGATCTAAGTGCCTTGAACGGCAGAATCATGCATTATTCATGCTCAATCATGAACGGAAGAAAAAGCTGCACCGGATGGAGAAAGACAACAGTGCAAGTGGAAGCTACGCTAGCTAGCGACGGGCGCTAACCTGAACTGGTCGGTGTGCGCGAGTCGGCGGCTCCCCTTTATCGCCGACATGCCATCATCGCCGTCGCACTCGTGCAGAAGGGCGGCGTCGTCCGGCGCCTCCACGTCGCACTTCCTGACGGCGGCGACTACCACCTGCGCGATCCTGGTGAGCGGGCTGCCCGCCGGCGGCTGGTGCGTGCGGTACGCGCCAGTACCAGCGCTGAACAGCACGACGGCGAGGACGCTGAGCAGGGCCGGGATGCCGTAGCCGAGCAGCCAGCCGTGAGCGGTCTGCACCCACACCAGCACGGTGCCGCCGACAAGCGAGCCCACGTTGATGGAGAAGTAGAACCAATTGAAGAAGGAGCTCTGCCGCGCGCGCTCGGACTCGTCGTCACCGAACTGGTCGGCGCCGAACGACGCCATGACCGGCGTCACCGCGCCGCCGAGGGCCACCAGGTACAGCCCCGCGTAGAACACGGCGCTCTGCAGCGCCGCCGACGCGCTCACCGTCACCACTCCGTATCCCGCGACGGAAATGACGAGGCAGAGGGTGATGGTCCAGTATCTGCCGAGGAAGGAGTCGGCAAGGTAGGCGGCGGCGAGTGGCGTGATGGCGCTGGTACCCACCCAGTTGGTGACGCTGTTCGCCGCAGACTTGCTGTCGGCGTGCAGCTCGACCTTGAAGTAGTTCACCAGGTTCGTCGACAAGCCGAAGTAGGACATGAACTGCAAGCTGTTGTTCACTGCTCACCGTGCATGCATGATCAATCGAACAGGGCAACGTTAATCATCGTTGTATGAGCATTAAGCACACATATGAGACATGACACAGCAGGAAATTAAGAGAAGAAAACAGAGAAAGCTGCAGCTGTTACCGAGAAGCAAAGTGCAGCCCCACGAGCTCCGGCGATCATTCCTGGACGTCCGGCGGTCGTCACCATGCGCGCCTTTTGATTCTACTTCTACAGCTTCCATGGCCTGAACTATGAACAGCTTGACCCGGTGACCCTACATATTTACGCCATTTTCAGAGACATGATTACACTAACGCCTCAAATTGTTGCTGACAAAGTATCAACATGTGATTGATTTACACCCCTTCGATAACAGAACGTAATTAACAAGGTTCAGAGCTGAGTCCTCAAGATAGAGTGGTTCAAGAAAACATACCTTGATTATAATTGATTTTCCCCCGGGCTGGCCGATAATGCTGTGTTCGTTGCCGATCTTCGTTTCAGCTGCACCCTACGTTCTCATATATCTTGTCCATGTCGTTTTTAGCCACGAGTTGGAATTTCCCCTGGCTAGCTAGCTGCTCCCCATATGGTGCCACACTAGAGAGTTGGGAGCGAGATAGGTGACAGCTAATGTTGCAATAACGACTGAACATGTATACATCGGGACAGGATTACAATGGCCATATATAAGCTGCCAAGGAGTGGATGCGACTGTACGAATCTGTGCGTGCAATATAACGTGTTTAGATGATCGTTTTGCAAGTTCTGGTTCAACTCTAATACCGTTAAGTTTGTATCGTGAATTGTGATATGTGCACATGAGAATTACAAATTGCACCTCCTTTTGCCAATTGCATACGAATTGCACATGAAACTAGGTGACAGCATCTGACCAAGAATTAAATTAGTTCTATATCGATCGAAAACTAGTAGAGTAATACTATTTAGACAAATTTTGTTTAGACAAATCGAGTCACTGCACGATCATGCATGTGCATGTCCATGCTATATTGGTCGCCGTTATAGAATTTCTTTTGGATTAAAGGGTTTCCTCTGATTTGCATTATAGAAATCAAAAGCTACAATGTTCACCACCCGTGAGAGGGATCGATGGTGCGTGTTACTATCAGGACTGTCCCTCGGGGGCGGCCGTCCTGGACCCCCAAGATCAAGGGGGCCCATGTAGGTATGGCAAAGAGGCAAGGGAAAAGATCATGCGGCAGCGCTATTGGAGGCAAGTTTGGAGCTTTTTTTTGTCGTGCATTTTAGGATGTAGAGGAAGGAGGAATCTCTGATGCGTTGCATGCATTTGCAGCACATAATCATTTCTATTTTCCTCAAGAAAAATACTTGTTGATTTCTCTAATTGTTTCTAAAGGCAAAATATCCCACTCTAAGGCAATAAACCAACACGAAGCACCGAACACTAGTGAGCTTagagatggcaatgggtacccatgatcCGCGTACCCACCGGGTAAAAATCCAATAGAGGTACAGGTATGGGATACAATATcacccatgggtttgtaaatgAAAAAATATCATGCCCATCGAGTAGAGCGGGTACGGGTATAGTATCATTGAACTTGAACCCATACCCGCGTACCCATATACCCATCTAAATTTGAAAAGTGGGGTTCTGCAATATTCTAAACTACTTAATTTTTGTCCTAACCACATCTTCATGTTGCTAGACTGAACCTCGCCCTTTTTGGTCTCACAATTGCGAGTAAgttagtgaggattagacccTACTTAGGATCGCTTCACTTCCTGTCATATTTTTTGATCAATTTGATGTGTTATAAGTGTGGGTATTTTTACCTACGGATACCCATTTACCCTGCCGGGTGATGGGTATGTGAAAACTTATACCCTTTGACGGGTATGGGTACAGGTGATGGGTGAAATTGAAGGCGGCAGGTATGGGTATGGGATGGCtccacccgtacccataccctgggGGTGCCATCCCTAAGTGAGCTCTTTTacaaaaaaacatatttgtaGGTCTCCAAAAAATCTGAAAACTAGTATGCGGATACATATACACATCGTGAAGGTATGCTAGAAGTACCGGgaaaatatattatattttgggatacacaaaaataattttaaaaaataaaatgattttttatttcctattgttgacgtcagaaacccactggcgggcagagacgggcaacaccgtagagccgggaacaactagggctgcggctggccctagtccctctgagcgacggcccgcaaagcctcctggtcgcacgcaccgatgtttatcacaagggcgtgccaccgacctatacccggtcgaggaaggtgtggatgatgcctcgcttagtttcctgcggggcacacacgtaaacgttaaatacgagcctcgatcggctctcgaggttatctcgtgaatcggctcaaagagccgatccacccatgattcggacggggtgtccgaatatatggtggtcctgcttgatcaatgtaaagctaat contains:
- the LOC124663200 gene encoding protein NRT1/ PTR FAMILY 8.2-like encodes the protein MEAVEVESKGAHGDDRRTSRNDRRSSWGCTLLLVNNSLQFMSYFGLSTNLVNYFKVELHADSKSAANSVTNWVGTSAITPLAAAYLADSFLGRYWTITLCLVISVAGYGVVTVSASAALQSAVFYAGLYLVALGGAVTPVMASFGADQFGDDESERARQSSFFNWFYFSINVGSLVGGTVLVWVQTAHGWLLGYGIPALLSVLAVVLFSAGTGAYRTHQPPAGSPLTRIAQVVVAAVRKCDVEAPDDAALLHECDGDDGMSAIKGSRRLAHTDQFRFLDKAAVETAGDKGAQPPSPWRLCTVTQVEELKCVLRLLPVWACGIIFTAAYTQMSTTFILQGDTLDPRLGSFRIPAAVLSVFDTLSVMLWVLLYDRAIVPLARRLTGHHGGFTQLVRMGIGFIILTVAMLAAGALEVARRRVLSRHGMFVDADGAEYVPMSIFWQVPQYVVVGAAEVFTFIGQLEFFYDQAPDAMRSVCSGLAAASFALGNYASSLLVAIVVRATVTGGQPGWIPDDINSGHLDYFFWLLAILCVGNFGVYLLVARWYNYKKTMD